A region from the Salvia splendens isolate huo1 chromosome 15, SspV2, whole genome shotgun sequence genome encodes:
- the LOC121767803 gene encoding ultraviolet-B receptor UVR8-like: MDATASGASSVQYHNITEQAIAPLAPPPHVAHQRQQRHCFGNETPGEFPLSANPSIVLHFLSACNLDPQDLAKLEATCSFFRQPAHFTPDHELSLAELAALDMCQKRAIFKPMTIEQQQCLKQSCGGSWKLVLRYLLAGEACTRREKSQAIAGPGHSLAVTSKGAVYSFGSNSSGQLGHGTTAEETRPSLIRSLQGIRIIHAAAGAGRTMLISDAGRVYAFGKDSFGEAEYGAQGNKLVTTPHLVESLKDIFVVQAAIGNFFTAVLSREGRIYTFSWGDESKLGHQMEPNDLEPRPLLGDLENIPVVQIAAGYCYLLALACQPSGMSVYSVGCGLGGKLGHGTRTDEKQPRLIQQFAVLNLQPVVVAAGAWHAAVVGKDGRVCTWGWGRYGCLGHGNEDCESVPKVVEALSNVKAVHVATGDYTTFVVSDDGDVYSFGCGESSSLGHNTAAADEQGNRHTNVLSPELVTSLKEVKERVVQISLTNSIYWNAHTFALTDSDKLYAFGAGDKGQLGVELAANQTERANPDRVEVDLS, encoded by the exons ATGGATGCCACGGCTAGTGGAGCATCGAGCGTTCAGTACCACAATATCACCGAGCAGGCAATCGCGCCCCTTGCTCCGCCTCCCCATGTTGCACACCAGAGGCAGCAACGGCATTGCTTTGGGAATGAAACCCCCGGGGAGTTCCCGTTGTCTGCTAACCCCTCCATCGTCCTGCATTTCCTCTCCGCCTGCAATTTAGACCCGCAAGATCTTGCCAAACTCGAG GCGACTTGTTCGTTTTTTAGGCAGCCTGCGCACTTCACCCCTGACCACGAACTCTCGTTGGCTGAGCTTGCAGCTCTTGATATGTGCCAGAAGAGGGCCATATTCAAGCCAATGACAATAGAGCAGCAGCAATGCTTGAAGCAGAGTTGTGGTGGCTCGTGGAAGCTTGTCTTGAGATACTTGCTGGCCGGGGAAGCATGTACGAGGAGGGAGAAGTCGCAGGCAATAGCCGGCCCTGGCCACAGCCTCGCTGTGACCTCTAAAGGAGCCGTGTATTCATTTGGTTCCAACAGCTCCGGCCAGCTTGGGCATGGAACCACTGCTGAGGAGACGCGCCCTTCCCTAATTAG ATCTCTGCAAGGAATCCGCATTATTCATGCTGCGGCTGGGGCTGGACGAACAATGCTGATTAGTGATGCAGGACGCGTCTATGCCTTTGGGAAAGATTCTTTTGGTGAAGCCGAATACGGGGCTCAAGGAAATAAGTTAGTGACTACACCTCACCTAGTCGAATCTTTGAAAGATATCTTTGTTGTCCAAGCTGCTATTGGGAACTTCTTCACCGCAGTGTTGTCTAGAGAAGGCAGGATTTACACCTTTTCATGGGGAGACGAGAGCAAACTCGGCCATCAAATGGAACCTAATGATCTTGAGCCTCGCCCGTTGTTGGGAGATCTCGAAAATATACCTGTGGTTCAAATTGCAGCTGGCTATTGCTACCTTCTTGCTTTGGCATGTCAACCTAGTGGAAT GTCGGTATACTCTGTCGGGTGTGGGCTAGGTGGGAAGCTTGGGCACGGTACTAGAACGGATGAGAAGCAGCCGAGATTAATCCAGCAGTTTGCAGTGTTGAATCTTCAGCCCGTTGTGGTTGCTGCCGGTGCTTGGCACGCTGCAGTGGTCGGGAAGGATGGAAGGGTATGCACGTGGGGATGGGGGCGGTACGGATGCTTGGGGCACGGGAACGAGGACTGCGAATCAGTTCCCAAAGTAGTCGAGGCACTGAGCAATGTCAAGGCCGTACACGTTGCAACAGGGGACTACACGACCTTCGTTGTCTCGGACGATGGAGATGTCTATTCTTTCGGATGTGGAGAGTCTTCGAGCCTCGGACACAACACCGCTGCTGCTGATGAGCAG GGAAACAGGCACACGAACGTGCTAAGCCCGGAGCTCGTGACCTCGTTGAAGGAGGTGAAGGAGAGGGTTGTGCAGATAAGCCTCACGAACTCGATATACTGGAACGCGCACACATTCGCACTCACGGACTCGGACAAGCTCTACGCGTTTGGGGCGGGTGACAAGGGGCAGCTCGGGGTCGAGCTCGCGGCGAACCAAACGGAGAGGGCGAACCCAGACCGGGTCGAGGTGGACCTCAGTTGA
- the LOC121767802 gene encoding T-complex protein 1 subunit epsilon-like encodes MSLAFDEFGRPFFIIREQEQKTRLRGLDAQKANISAGKAVARILRTSLGPKGMDKMLQSPDGEVTITNDGATILEQMDVDNQIAKLMVELSRSQDYEIGDGTTGVVVMAGSLLEQAQKLLERGIHPIRVAEGYELASKIAFEHLESIAHKFEFSSADAEPLIRTCMTTLSSKIVNRCKRSLAEIAAKAVLAVADLERRDVNLDLIKVEGKVGGKLEDTELIYGIVVDKDMSHPQMPKQIEDAHIAILTCPFEPPKPKTKHKVDIDTVEKFQTLRQQEQKYFDDMVQKCKDVGATLVICQWGFDDEANHLLMHRNLPAVRWVGGVELELIAIATGGRIVPRFQELTTEKLGKAGLVREKAFGTTKDRMIYIEHCANSRAVTIFIRGGNKMMIEETKRSIHDALCVARNLIRNNSIVYGGGSAEISCSIAVEAAADKYPGVEQYAIRAFADALDAIPMALAENSGLQPIETLSAVKSQQIKENNSYCGIDCNDVGTNDMREQNVFETLIGKQQQILLATQVVKMILKIDDVISPSEY; translated from the exons ATGTCGCTGGCCTTCGACGAATTCGGCCGCCCCTTCTTCATCATACGGGAGCAGGAGCAGAAAACCAGATTGCGCGGCCTCGATGCGCAGAAGGCCAACATTTCCGCCGGCAAAGCGGTGGCGCGGATCCTCCGCACCTCCCTAGGCCCCAAAGGCATGGATAAAATGCTCCAGAGCCCCGACGGCGAGGTCACCATAA CAAATGATGGTGCGACGATTTTGGAGCAGATGGATGTTGACAACCAGATTGCGAAGCTCATGGTTGAGTTGTCACGGAGTCAGGACTATGAGATAGGAGATGGGACGACTGGAGTTGTTGTAATGGCAGGTTCGCTTCTAGAACAAGCTCAGAAGCTGTTGGAGCGTGGAATTCATCCAATTAGGGTTGCTGAGGGATATGAGCTGGCTTCGAAGATTGCCTTTGAGCATTTGGAGAGTATAGCgcataaatttgaatttagcAGCGCAGATGCGGAGCCTTTGATCCGGACTTGTATGACTACTTTATCCTCTAAGAT AGTGAATAGGTGCAAGCGCAGTTTGGCTGAAATTGCAGCCAAAGCCGTGCTCGCTGTTGCAGATTTAGAGAGGAGGGATGTCAATCTTGACTTGATTAAAGTAGAAGGGAAAGTTGGCGGGAAGCTAGAAGATACAGAACTAATATATGGAATTGTTGTAGACAAAGATATGAGTCATCCCCAAATGCCAAAACAGATTGAGGATGCACATATTGCAATTTTGACTTGCCCCTTTGAGCCACCAAAGCCAAAGACTAAACATAAGGTCGATATTGATACTGTGGAAAAGTTTCAAACTTTACGTCAACAAGAGCAGAAGTACTTCGATGATATGGTTCAAAAATGCAAG GATGTTGGGGCCACTCTGGTGATCTGCCAATGGGGTTTTGATGATGAGGCAAACCATCTGTTGATGCACAGGAATTTGCCTGCTGTCCGATGGGTTGGTGGTGTGGAGTTAGAGCTGATAGCCATAGCCACAG GTGGGAGAATTGTTCCCAGATTTCAGGAGTTAACAACAGAAAAGTTGGGCAAG GCCGGTTTGGTTCGAGAAAAAGCTTTTGGCACCACTAAGGATCGGATGATATATATTGAACACTGTGCGAATTCAAGGGCCGTGACCATATTTATACGTGGTG GTAATAAGATGATGATAGAGGAAACAAAACGAAGTATTCATGATGCCTTGTGCGTTGCTCGGAATCTCATCCGCAACAACTCCATAGTATATGGTGGTGGCTCAGCTGAGATTTCCTGCTCAATTGCTGTGGAAGCAGCAGCTGATAAGTACCCTGGAGTCGAGCAG TATGCAATCAGAGCCTTTGCAGATGCCTTAGATGCTATCCCGATGGCACTGGCCGAAAACAGCGGCCTCCAACCTATAGAAACTCTATCTGCTGTCAAATCCCAGCAAATCAAG GAAAACAACAGCTACTGCGGTATCGACTGCAACGACGTTGGCACAAACGACATGCGTGAGCAGAACGTTTTTGAGACTCTGATCGGGAAACAGCAGCAGATTCTGCTTGCAACACAAGTTGTGAAGATGATATTGAAGATTGATGATGTTATCTCACCTTCGGAGTATTGA